AGGCGAGCGCGGTCGACAGCGCCGCCAGCGCCAGCACCACGCCCCATTCGACGACGCCCGGCATCGTCGCCGGCCACGTCCACAGCGCCAGCGGCGCCAGCAGCAGCGAGGTCGACGCGAGGCTGCCGCCACTGACGATCAGCGGCGGCACGCCGGTCAGCTCGCGCCGCGCGTAGTGGGCGGCCAGGCCGTAGCTCGCGGTCGCGGCGAGCATCGCCAGCACCGGCAGCACGCCGGCGGCCGAACCGTCGATCTTGCCCATTGCCAGGACGGCGACGCCGGCCAAGCCCAGCCCGAGGCCGGCAAGCCGTTGCGCGGACAGCCTCTCGCCGGCCAGCGGCATCGCCCACAGCGCGGTCATCAAGGGCGTGGTCGCGTTGAGCACCGATGCGATCCCCGCCGGCAGCGTCAGCGTCGCCCACGAGATCAGACAGAAGGGCAGCGCCGAGTTGATCACGCCGACGACGAAGATGGGCCGGGCGTTCGCGCGCCACGCCGGCGCGCCGCCCTGCCAGACGATGAGCGGCACGAGGATGGCCCCGGCGAGCGCGAGGCGCAGCCAGACGAGCGCGAACGGGCCGAACGCCGGCGTGGCGACGCGCATGAACAGGAAGGACGCGCCCCACAGCGCGGCCAGCACGACGAGAGTCAGCGCGTCACGCATGGTGGATCCCCTTGTCGGCGTGCCGGCTGTGCGCCGCTTCCCGGCCGAGCAGCGCGCCGGGCTCGGCCAACCTCGCCTTCGCGGCGGTCACCGTCAGGTGCAGCAAGAAACGCTTGGGGCTGACGCCGGCGTGCCGCATCAGCCACACGATGGCGCGCGCGGCGCGCCGGTAGTCCCGGGCTTCGCTGTCGGACGCCGAAACGGAGAAGTCGCTCATGGCCGGCTCCCTGATGGAGATGCTAAGAGTGTACGCCGCGCCCGCGGCCGACTCGACCCGATTCTTGCTCGGATGGCGACCGTTTCACGTGAAACGCGCGGCGTTGCCGCCGGCAAGGCCCGACGGCTAGACTGGGGAGGCCCCCCAGGAGAAGCCGATGTCATTCGAAGAAACCGAAGCCTTCCGCACCGCCTACGGCGCCGGCCAGGCGCGACGCGGCGACTGCCCGCGCTCCAGCCACGCCAAGCCGCACACCGCCGATAAGCGCGACGTGGTCGCCTGGCTCGAGGCGAGCAGTGCCGGGCGCGTGCCGGCGCTGGTGCCGATCCGCTACAGCCGCATGGTCGCCAGCCCGTTCGCCTTCTTCCGCGGCGCCGCGCTGATCCAGACCTCCGACCTCGCCGCGTCGCCGCGCTCGGGGCTGTCGTTCCAGATCTGCGGCGACGCGCACCTGATGAACTTCGGCCTGTTCGCGTCGCCCGAGCGCGAACTCTTGTTCGACATCACCGACTTCGACGAAACGCTGCCCGGCCCGTGGGAATGGGACCTCAAGCGGCTGCTGGTCAGCGCGGTGCTCGCCGCGCGCCATCTGGGCTTCAACGAGATCGTCGCGCGGCGCATCGCCGAGGAGGCGGCCGACGCCTACCGCCGCCACGTCAACGAGTACGCGCACATGGGCCGGCTCGACCTGTGGTACAGCCGGCTGTCGGTCGACCAGCTCGCCGCGGCGAGCCCGGACGGGCTGAACGACCATCTGTGGAAGATGATCAACAAGGCCAAGACGCGCACGCACGCGGCGCTGTTGCCCAAGATCACACACGAGGTCGGCGGGCGGCTACACCTGGTCGACAACCCGCCGTCGCTGTTCCACGTCCACCACGAGGACACGCTCTTGCCCGACGACGACGCGTGGCTCGCGACCGGCGACTGGCGCGCGCTGGTCGACCCGATGATGAAGCGCTACCTCGAGACGGTGGAGACCAGCCGCCGCACGCTGTTGTCTGGCTTCGAGCGGGTCGACATGGCGTTCAAGGTGGTCGGCGTCGGCAGCGTCGGCACGCGCTGCCTGGTGCTGTTGATGGAGGACGACTACGACCAGCCGCTGTTCCTGCAGATCAAGGAGGCGCGAGCGTCGGTGCTGACGAGCGTCTTGCCGCCTTCGCAATACAAGCACCAGGGCCGGCGCGTGGTCAGCGGCCAGCGGCTGATGCAGGCGGCGAGCGACCTCTTCCTCGGCTGGACGCAGGGCCCGGCCGGCCGCCACTTCTACGTGCGACAGTTGCGCGACATGAAGGCGTCGGTGACGCTCGAGAGCTTCGACGAGACGGCGCTGTCGGCGTACGGCCGTGCTTGCGCGTGGTCGCTGGCGCGCGCGCACGCCAAGGCGAGCGGCAAGGCGGCCGAAATCGCCGGCTATTTCGGTAACGGCGACGTGCTGGTCAAGGCGCTCGGCGGCTACGCGCTCGGCTACGCCGACCAGGTCGAGGCCGACTACGAGACCTTCCGCCACGCGGTGCAGCAGGGCCGGCTGCCGGTCGAGACCGACGAATTGCGCCAGGATTTCACGCCGTAAGCGTTTTCATGCATGAAAAAAAGCCCGGCCAACGCCGTTAAGGTTGGCCGAGCTTTTTTTCTTACGGAACGGGACTTATTCGGCCAGCGCCGCCAGCAGTTCCGCCTGGTGTTCGGCGGTCAGCGCGCCGGTCAGCTCGGACAGGTCGCCGTCCATCACGTAGTCGAGCTTGTACAAGGTGAGATTGATGCGATGGTCGGTGATCCGGCCCTGCGGAAAATTATAGGTGCGGATGCGCTCGGAGCGGTCGCCCGAACCGATCAGGCTCTTGCGCTCGGCCGCCTCTTTGGCCTGCGCCTCGCGCCGCTGCATGTCGTTGATGCGCGACGCGAGCACCTGCAGCGCGCGCGCCTTGTTCTTGTGCTGAGAGCGGTCGTCCTGACACTCGACGACGATGCCGGTAGGCAGGTGGGTGACGCGCACCGCCGAGTCGGTCTTGTTGATATGCTGACCGCCGGCGCCGGACGCGCGGTAGGTATCGATGCGCAGGTCGGCCGGGTTGATCTCGATCGCTTCGAGCTCGTCGGCCTCGGCCATCACCGCGACGGTGCACGCCGAGGTGTGGATGCGGCCCTGCGTTTCGGTCGCCGGCACGCGCTGCACGCGGTGGCCGCCCGACTCGAACTTCAGCTGCGAGTACGCGCCATAGCCGACGAT
This DNA window, taken from Crenobacter cavernae, encodes the following:
- a CDS encoding DMT family transporter, translating into MRDALTLVVLAALWGASFLFMRVATPAFGPFALVWLRLALAGAILVPLIVWQGGAPAWRANARPIFVVGVINSALPFCLISWATLTLPAGIASVLNATTPLMTALWAMPLAGERLSAQRLAGLGLGLAGVAVLAMGKIDGSAAGVLPVLAMLAATASYGLAAHYARRELTGVPPLIVSGGSLASTSLLLAPLALWTWPATMPGVVEWGVVLALAALSTALAYLLYYRLIASLGATRASAVTYLIPLFGVLWGAWLLGEPVGLSMLAGAALILAGVGFLQYKRLANIGRTGAEKAGS
- the prfA gene encoding peptide chain release factor 1, coding for MKPSIAAKLAQLSERLEEVTQLLVQEGVTADMDQYRRLTREHAELTPVVEAYAAFRQAEEDIATAEELLSDLDMKEFAEAEIDEGKAKIEQLEVELQKLLLPRDPNDEKNIFLEVRAGTGGDEAALFAGDLLRMYTRFAERNRWQVEIVSASESDLGGYKEVIARIVGYGAYSQLKFESGGHRVQRVPATETQGRIHTSACTVAVMAEADELEAIEINPADLRIDTYRASGAGGQHINKTDSAVRVTHLPTGIVVECQDDRSQHKNKARALQVLASRINDMQRREAQAKEAAERKSLIGSGDRSERIRTYNFPQGRITDHRINLTLYKLDYVMDGDLSELTGALTAEHQAELLAALAE
- a CDS encoding DUF2252 domain-containing protein, producing the protein MSFEETEAFRTAYGAGQARRGDCPRSSHAKPHTADKRDVVAWLEASSAGRVPALVPIRYSRMVASPFAFFRGAALIQTSDLAASPRSGLSFQICGDAHLMNFGLFASPERELLFDITDFDETLPGPWEWDLKRLLVSAVLAARHLGFNEIVARRIAEEAADAYRRHVNEYAHMGRLDLWYSRLSVDQLAAASPDGLNDHLWKMINKAKTRTHAALLPKITHEVGGRLHLVDNPPSLFHVHHEDTLLPDDDAWLATGDWRALVDPMMKRYLETVETSRRTLLSGFERVDMAFKVVGVGSVGTRCLVLLMEDDYDQPLFLQIKEARASVLTSVLPPSQYKHQGRRVVSGQRLMQAASDLFLGWTQGPAGRHFYVRQLRDMKASVTLESFDETALSAYGRACAWSLARAHAKASGKAAEIAGYFGNGDVLVKALGGYALGYADQVEADYETFRHAVQQGRLPVETDELRQDFTP